In the genome of Arvicola amphibius chromosome 2, mArvAmp1.2, whole genome shotgun sequence, the window TCATACACTTGCACTTCTCTCTTCAGGACTTAAACATGAtaacattttctgtgtctttctgcaGTACTTTCCTTTAGGATGCTTCCAAACTGGGTACACATCAAGTCATAAGACTCCTTCACAAACTCAAACAGACTGcagaacatttttcttaaaattttaaggaTACAAATATTCTTGGCTACAATTTAAACAAAGTGGTAATAGACATGCTCTGACTTAGATAATCTAACTTCATTCTAAACAAGATCATTTTTTTGGTGCATGATATTTCATAGATGAACACCTATGGCTTCAATTTCCTGAAActcaaaacattctttaaaatttaatatatttcaaaatacctGTGAGGCTGGGAAGAACCTGAGAACTTGGGGCAGGGAAGGGCAAAAGATTGTTTCCATTTTGCCTCCTGGAAATCAAGACAGAAAAAAGTTAGTCATTGACCCATGTGGGAGATCACAAGACCAAACCCTGGAGAGAGTGCCCTCTACATTTTCCACCAAAGGGATGGGAAAATATCCCAGTTcataaagtgtttgctgcacaaacAAGAACTCCTAcatttgggtccccagcacccaatcAAAGTAGGCGTGGGGTACTGGTCTGTAATCATAGTTCCTGTCTGAGTGTAGACTGGAGGACTTTTCAAGCTCAGTTGTCAGTCAGCCTCGTTGAATAATGTGTTCTGGGACCAGTGAGAGCCTCTGCCTCAAAGAGTAGGGTAGAAAGAGGCTGAAGAAGACTGATATTGAACACCAGGCTTCATGTGTATGCGcaacatgtgtacatacatgcgtgcacacacaaatgtatatacaaCACATCAAGACAACAGCTTCTGTAGTTGTGACAGACATATATGTATCTTCAGAGAAAAGAGTTAATCTTGTTTGAGactttcaaaataaacaattGCTGTAATATGAAGCCATTGCCACAACCCAAGCTGTAACAGTACAGATAATCTTAGTGCTTAGCTGGGGGTGGGCTGCATGAAAGGCATTGTTGGTAAGGAGGAGTGGACCTTCAGATGATGCTAAACAGCAGAGCACAGCAAGCTCATAAACCGGGAGCTTAGGCGTTCATTATTGAGTGCTGTGTCAGAATCATCACCGCGCGCTGCACTTTTATATACACAAGCGACAGCCCAGCAGGTGTGCCTCACACTAGTGTGGCATGAACAAGTGGATAATGTGTCGCACCGCGGCGACGTTATGACAGATTTGCCGTCCCCAGGCAACAGGGAATGTTGAGCTCCATTATAATTTTATGGGACCAGTGTGGTTGACGGAGCCCATTTTTCCCCTAAAAACATTATGTAACGCATGTCTGTTTACTTCAGCTCAGTTTATTTACGTAAACTGCTAACCTTCATCTTTTTATAAACATCACATATTTTATGATAAGTATCACTTATTTGCTTGCAGTACCAGCCCTGCCATTAACACTAGACTTCATCTCCCCATGCCCTACCTTGATCATACGTAAATCTTCATTACTTTCATCCCCATAATTTACTACAGATTCATCCTCAGCTTTTTTCAACTTCCTCATCGAATCTGTCATGCCTAATAGGATGATCTTACATCTGAGCACCAGGAATACACTATCATTTTCCTGTCCCACTGCCCAGTGTCTCTTGGAGTCCTAACTTCTATAATTCTATGTCACTTCTCCTCCAAACAGGGATTATACTTTCTGGGCTTGCAACAAGAGACACATAAGCcgatataaaaattacaaaacatacaaaaaaaagaggaggggtgggggtggttgTTAGGCTAACAGCTGTAAAACTTAGCACTTTGTCTTTCATTATGGCTTCACAACGCCAAACATCCAGATGCTGATGGAGCTGTCCCAGCATCTCACGGTCCTTTCAAACCCCAGGAGCCTGGGAGCTGCTAAACAAGGCAGCCTGATGTAGGACTTTCCCCCTTTGCATCTGGATATTTTGACACTCTGCAGATGTAGCCTTTCTCATAACATGACCAGAAATGAAGTGAGGTTCGGCTAGCACTTGATGGGAGCCAGTCTCCATCCTTCCCCTAGGATGCCTCCGCTCTGTCGACGCAAATTTCTTAAAACTGTACCCACCACAACCATTTTACAAAGAATTCAAATGTGTTTATGCATTCAAAAGTATTTTGATGTATTGTATTTAGCCCAGGAGGGAAATTTGTATGAACCTTTATGTGTGGCGTCTGTGTTATAATGTATTTATCGTGTGGAATTGTTACGTCAGACAATGCATGCTTCACCTTACGCAgttagtattttctttgtggtgaGAACAATTCGGATCTTTCCCCGCCGTTCCACAGCACAGCGACTCCAACTGTGATAGGGAATAGATACGGCATAGAGTAGAGCTTATTTCTCAGAACTGAAACTTGGTGGTATTCTTTGGCACACAATCTCCACACTCCTAAGTTTATAACACGTAGCTACATTATCCTTTGCGGCTATGAGAGCAACTTAAGTACATGTAAATGATATCTTCCTTTCTATGCCTGccgctttttttttaatcctaataTTCTCCAAGCTTACCTATTCGGCTACAAAGAAGAGGATTTCCCCTCATTCTTGAAGGTCATGTAGCGTTCCATCGCGTATCTGCACTGTGTTCTCCGCACCCATTCCTCTGTCCGTAGGCATTTACACTGGCTTCCTTCTTAGCTACCGGAAATGGCACGGCAGTGAACACGGCATACAGTGGTTTCCTCGCTACGTGGATTGCTTGTCCTGTAGGTTTATAACCAGCTAGAATCCTGGCATTCTGTGTTTAGGCTGTGAACATTCTCCATCTGCCTCCTCACAGCAGCTGTGCCGCCCTGCCTGCAAAGCCGCCCCTCTCTCCCACATCCTCGCGGCGCACCTGCCAGCGTTTTGCTGGTGGCCTCTCCACATGGTGTGAGATAATGCCTCACTGTTGGCTTTCGAACAATTAAACATTCTGTTTCGCTTGTGGATTTTATACACGAGTACTGTAGTTTTGAATTTGTATACCTACAGTAACGAGTGACGTTGAGCATGCCCTCTATACCTGTGGACCGTTTGTACATATACTTTTCAGTCATGCCTACTCCAGTTCTTAAGTCATACCCCCACGTACACCCACTCAGCACCGCGCAGACTCAGTGGgtttaagaaaggaaagagcaaATAAAGCTGGGAGGCGAAAGGTCAGGGGAGCGTTAGAGGAGGAATCGGAAGGGGAAAAGACAcgggtggatttgatcaaaacgcaccatatatatgcatgaaattctcaaatgataaaacaattatcaattaaaaattacagaaggAAGACATGGAGTTGGAATGGGAAAGTCGGGCAGAGGACGAAAGGTAactatgatcaagatacattgtgtatacatgcatggaattttcaaaaataataaaaatttaaaagaaacaatgggTTCTTCGTTTTCTCGCTACTGAGTTGTTTCTTGTGTATTATGAACAGTAATTTCTTGTCGTATGGACAGTTTGAAAATACCACCTTGCTTCTCATTGGCTCTCCCTTCATCCTGTTCTTCCTATAGACAGATgctatttattttgttgaaaaaaatatttttatttaataaacacatcccagaattcttttttttgggggggggggggtttcgagacagggtttctctgcagctttttttttttttttttttttttgagcctgtcctggaactagctcttgtagaccaggctggcctcgaactcacagagatccgcctgcctctgcctcccgagtgctggaattaaaggcgtgcgccactaccgcccggcctcaaaattcttattttttattttattttatttatttttttttcatgatcagAACACTTTATTAACAAACACAAAAAGTGCAGCATGGGAAAATGGGATCTTCCTCTCTGGGGCATCAAGCACACACTCTGGGGTGGTGGGCGGGCAGCAGGGCCTTAAAAGCTGGCCATCAGACAAAAGTGATCCTTGTCCGAGAAGTATTGACTTGCCAGACATTTAGCTCCTCATACTCATCCAGAGCTGCCTGGAATTGGGCTGGTGTGAAACCACGTGATATGCAACGCTGCTCAGCCTCAGAAAACCGGACACTTCGTCCTCCTGAGACCAATTCACGGACTGTGGCAAATATCACATCTGCTGGCCTCTGGGTCCTAGCTGTTTGTCCCTTTTCACCCAGAAGGGAGTCCTTTGACATCTCCATCAACCTTATGGCTTCATTTACATCTTCCTTTTCCACAATGTCCACCATTCGGAGGCGAGCCAGAGCAGTAGAAAGTCGGAGAATGGCCAGCAGGGTCCGGGCAGAAGTATAGGTGGCATCCTTACTGGCCCGGGCCTCTCGCCTCATCTCCACATATGCTGCTGTGATGTAGTCAGCCAGAGATTCAGGCACCGTGGGCTGCCTCTCGCGGCACATGGCTATGTAGCGTCTCATAAGCTTCATGTCCAAAGGCTCAAACTGGGCAGGGGGCTGCCGGCTGTGCTGGTGAACATAGGTGATATGCTGTGCCAATCGGAGGTCATTGTCTCGGTCAGGCCGGTCCTGAATCAGCCAGAGAAGGTCGAATCGGGAAAGCAGAGCAGCAGGAAGCTGTATGTTCTGCTCCAAGCTCCGGCGGGGGTTGTATCGTCCATAGGCAGGATTGGCAGCAGCCAGGATAGAGCATCGGGCATTGAGTGTGGTGAGAATCCCTGCCTTGGCAATGGAGATGGTCTGCTGCTCCATGACCTCATGGATGGCTGTGCGGTCAGCTTCGGCCATTTTGTCAAACTCATCAATGCAGCACACACCCTGGTGCCAGCACCAGGGCACCACCCTCTAAGGTGAGTTCCCCACTCACAGAGTCTCTcagcacagctgctgtgagcccCACCCCAGAGGAGCCCCGGCCTGTTGTGTACTGACTTCGGGGGGGCAAGACGATCAATGTAAGATAGGAGCTGAGATTTGGCCACACCAGGATCTCCCATAAGGCAGATGTGGATGTTTCCCCTGATCTTCATGCCTTGAGGAGACTGGTCTACATCACCCACTAGGAGCAGCAACAGCGCTTTCTTCACATCTTCATGCCCATAGATCTCCGGAGCAATAGAAGTTGCCAGTTTTTCATAGAAATCCTCCTCTGCAATCTGCTTTAGTTCCTCCCTGCTCAGCTCTCCGGCCCCAGCTGCATCATCCCCACTCTTTGTCATCTTCACAATCAGGTGGGCTTCCAGAAAGGTCTCTGACAGTAAACCCTGTGCCATCTGTTGGAATCCTGTACGCAAGATTGGCAAGAAGATACCAGGGACACTGACATGGTCCCCAGGCTGGGCAGTCCTTGTGTTTTCTCCTTGTAAAACCACTGTGATGCTACGAGGTATGTTTCCCACAGGAACTTGATCACTATGTTCTTGAATCTTCATTTCCTGGAATTTAACAAATTTGGAACCACGAGTCTGCAGGTATAGCCGCCCTCCCCAGCGGTTGGTTTGGCATTCCTGGCTGGGACACATGATCAAAGGCATGAAGGTGGGAGATTGGATCGGTTGATAAGTCTCTGCCCCACACTGATCACAAGTGTATGTGGCCACCACCATCCGGGGCTTGACTTCAGAGACACGAGTGACGATCCCTCGCACAGTTACCAATTTCCCCACAGAATCAGCCCGTACTTCCCGGATCACTCGAGGCTTGCTGCTACTCGGGCCTTGGAAATACAACTCGAATCTACGCATGAGTTCAGAAGGATATTGGTTTTGAGGGTTCCGGACTGCTCCAGGGTCTCTGCTCCGCTGTTCCATCATCAGCCGGTGCTCAGTGTACACATCCAGGACATCTTTACTCACCACCTCCTTCTCCTTGTACTCAGGCAGAAGCTCTTGCACAACATCAGCAAACAGCTTTGAGTAGCGCTTGGCATTCTCGCAAATTGAGTCGACCAACTCAGGGTCGTCTTCAGCTACGTCATCTAGGTCCACGTATAATGCCACTTGTTCCCGATGAGCCAGATGAACCAACTGGGTCCCATACTTGAACTGCTTCTTTCCAAGTTCATCATCATAATAAAACTCTTGCAGGAACttcttaactttttctttctcgATCGCGTAGTCCTTAAGCGCCATCGCTGCTGGGGACCGTGCGACAGGGGCGGGCGAGCTGAGAAGTCTCactctggagaagcagagactgaGCGCGCGGCGCGATGTAGCCCGACCAACCGAAATTGGCGcgaaaattcttattttttaactaataCTTAATACCAGcttaaaagaaagtgaaatgtCGAATTTTGTTGGAGATCAGCTCTTCCTCTATTAGAAAACTAAGAGAATtccctcttttttctcatttattcttgccctaaagttttatttgttaacctACAGACAAGGActgaataaaatacattatactGACAATTCTAATAGATTTTACAGACACTCTTAGCAAAACTTTCAGCAGTGAAAAATGTAATCTAAAGGCAGCTCAGCGTTGACACGACCCTTTGCCTTCCTCAGAGCACGGCTCAGCTGTGGGCCAGGCATTGTGTGGAGCCTTTCTGTGGGCAAAGGGGAACTGATGTGGCTAGAGTTGGGGATGAATGAGGCAGAGTTTCAGGGTTCTAGTGTCTGAATTCGTTTTTACAAAATTGATGAGTTAGGTTTGGCCCCACTTTGGGGCCACCCGCATTTTGCATCTCTTTTTCTACTCTGCTGCCACTCATTTGGTTTCCTGGCTGTTCACTCGGAGGCAGGTTTTATTGTTTCTCCAGCCAGCTGTGTACCCAGATGATGGCCCAAGACGATTGCAGCTTCCAGTAATCTTAACCCTTTTATGAGTGCAAATTGAtcacttaacattttttaaaaagtccatttgGTATCTGACCCTTTAACCTTCACATGACGCCATGACATCTTAAAATCAgagaaattattagaaaaattatgTCTTAAATATGGGCCTTTGTATCTTTCACCACATTCTCTTCTCAGTGGTTATTACCTAATAACTTTTGACACTGGTGATTAAGCataaagttttacattttatgaTTCTCTTTCAAACACACAATGGCTAACATATATATCAATGCAAAATTAGGCATCATTAAAGTCTGcaattatatttatacattaaaaTGTCAACTAGCTAAAATGAATGACTTCAAACAATATTTAAtctaattgttttaaaaacaaaacaattaatcAGTGCTTTCTCATCATCCCTAAGTAATCTCATTGTTTATGAAACAGAAAGGAGCCCTGACATCCTTTATTAATTTAAGGGGTTACCATGAACAGGAAACTTCAGTTAACTATTTGATATTTACCTAACCACACCATCTCTTTCTAATTAGAAGGTAATCTCCAATCATTCTCAACTTGATTCTAAGACATCTTTCATGCCGCACTTAATCCCCAGACCTCTCCTATTTGTGGTACAGGTTGAGGTTAAGCACTTCATGTCTCAAAAGGACACCCCACTTTCAGTGGTTGGATATACTGGGAACATTGATGCTCAGTTCTAGGTGTAAGCAAGGATGCTTTGGAAGATGGGAAGACCCTTGTTTGATGAGAGTAAACCATGAGCTTCCAGAATCTCCAGCTTATTGTCTACTCTCTTCCCTTCTTGAGGACAAAAACCACATCCAAGCCCTGGGTGTCTTTGTGATTTCGTTCTCCTCTACCCACTGCTTATTGTGCACGTCTTCCTGCTCTGAGAAAGATAGCTAACAAATTCATAGCAACATACAAATGACTCATGTTGAGAGTGCCCTTCTGTGCTTTGCACAGACTAAAGGAAACTTCTGTGCTTAGGGATCTCCTAAGACCAGCAAGACTGAATGGTACTCTTTGTTCAAAAGCATATGCTTCCAGCAATCTTGGCAGAACTAAAGATAGAAACAGATGAATACAACATCTACCTGCCATTTAAGGCTCTAATAAACTAGTTAGTCTAATGGAACACAAACAGCAAGATGCTTCATCCTTCTTTGCCAGCCCTTTTGGTCCACAAGCAACTCATACATTGTCCTATCAGATAAAGCTTTTATGGTTAGCTCAACAGACATAGACTGAGTCCAGGAGGCTGGtgggttttatttcttcatcaatttgtatgtatttattatgtccTACATAAATGTCACAATAGGCTCTCAAAAAGCACAGTTGTTTGTGATTTACATAAATTAGTATGTGagtattttaaatgaacccatgCAAATGGTTTAACTTTCTGGATTATAACTCACAGGCGGCAATAACTAAAGCCATCTAAGTCACGAAGAGGAGAGGAGgctaaggaagaaaaaagaggagacagTCTGCAGATAAGAcaggaagagggcagaagagcTGGTCAAACATAGGAGGGAGTTTAGGGGCTAGGAGTCCCTCACAGACCCTTCATGCTGCACAGCTGAaattcctgcacctaaggctcttTCCTAGGGGATGCTCATCTTATCAAAGGCTTTAAACATCTCTTTAGATGGAGCCACAGACAAGTGACCCAGAGAGGCGGACTTGGAAGATGCGCTCCCAGAAGCCAGACAACACTGATTACAGAGAGCACCTGAAGCTTGAGCCTACATACGTTCTGATGCCTCGAAAGAGTTCGTCACTCTGCTGGGGAGGTGACCAGGGCAATGTGGTATCTAAGGTGTGTAACTCTACAGTTTTCAATTCCTTCAGCACCTGTGACTTAGGAAACTATGTTTCCAAATAATAAACAGGAGTATTTCTCAACTGAAGCAATCTATAAGTGAAGAAAAAGTTATTGATATTTTAGAAGCATTCTTAATTTAGATAATATCAATTTCTTGGTGTTTTAAAATTCCTTCATTATTACCAGTTATAAGGAATAGATATTACTTTCTTTCCTCATAGGATTGAGTGAGGAAGCACATCACAACtgatttaaagactttatttgttgttgttgttgttgttgtcaagTCAAACGCACATTCAAGAAATTTTCAGGAATGAACTACGCTTGgaggcattttgttttaaaatataatcttttgtAAGACATCTTAAAATAAGGTTTAGTTCCATGCATTCTGTATATGCTATCACCAAATCTTTACTATGAGACTTCAAGTtcaatatttttgctttgttgttatcCCTCTGTTCTAATGCAAGGGACATGAGTTTAGGGAGTGAATTCTTGGCCACACATTACTTTCTAACAGTAATGTCCAGCTTTAAACTCAGTACTGCCTCTTCCCAAATGCCACCATTAGTGCTCATTTATGCTATCCTAGGGCTCAGATTGTCACCGAGCTGAGCCCTTAAATTGTACTTATGGCAAAAAAACCCCAGTCTATTCTTTTTACTCTTCCTTTCTTAGGATTTACTTCTACTCATTTGAAATATCACATTTCCATGTCTTCCTGGCAACCATGGGAGCAGTGTAGGTAAGATTTGGTCAGTGAGATGTAAGAAGAAATACCGTTTAAACTATCCCAGATGTATCTTTAGACAGGCGAGGGTTGCCTATTTTCTTCTGTTCCCCTCTCCCCTGACTGGTGCTCAGAGGCAATGTCTTGCTATAAGCAGCTGTGTTTATCAAATGTGATGAAGGCTGTAAACAGGAGGAATGGATGAGGACTCCTAGGATTTGGCAGGACTTGTTTGTCTAGGCAAAGGCTGCCAAAAGCAGCAAAACTCACAGACGGGAGAGATGACTGTTGTTAGGAGCTTTTACTTCTTtgcacaggacccaagttcaattcccagcacccacttcaaaccactcacaacttcctgtagctccagttccatgaATTCAaacacaccttcttctggcctctgtgggaactcatggacacacaaacacacacacacacatacacacacacacaaacgcacacatgcactcatgtacatgtgtgttagaTTCTTTTGGTTATATGAGGGCAGCAGCATACTTTTATTAATGGATCTCTAACTACATCTGTCTTCTGGctttaaaatgaggaaatattAGGCATGTCTATGAAAATAGTGCCAAGTTTATTTTGCATATAGACACCATTCTAGCAATGTGGCCAAAGTTGCTTATATTGCACTTTTgagtttctttctgaaaatttccTCTTCCCACACTTTTACGAGAAGATGAGGCGTGTAGATGTTTCCTCTGAAGTGAGACATGAGGTAACATGTGAAGGGTTGCCTGGTGaaggatgtggtggtacacagagtCTCTAGATAATCGTTTATAAGTCTCTTTCCCACCCTCTGAAGCTTGAGGATATCTGGCTGGAACTGACTCTTTCCAACTTCTAACAGGGTATGGATTAGGACCTGGAGTTGGGGCCAAATCTCTCATTTGCACCTCATGAAAAGGATGTCACCAAAGGCAAAAGAGTTCTGGTCAAATTATACTCAAATTCTAATGGGAACCAGAAACCTTTTATTCTTATTAATTCATGGTTTTGCTTATGTGTAGTCTGTGTGTCCAAAGGGCAtccacagaaaacattttattaaactaaaagATTCACATGAGCAATGGATCTTTAGTAAACATCTTGTCAAGCATTAAACAATAATATAAACTAGGTTCTGGCTGCCCTGAAGCTTATAAATTagaacacatataaatacacatataccagcaaatatgtgtatatatggagaatgagaacagagatagaaggagagaaacattagaatatataaatacatgggTATTGCCTGTTGATTGTAGCTAGGAAAACAATAGACAGATACCACCAAAAAAAGACAGTGAATGCATTATTCATGACAGAATGAAAATCAGTGTAATTTGTGATTTGTATGGCGAGTTTTCAGTGTCTATGAACGGCTCAAATTATGATGCagggaataaataaatatctgtaaTTTAATTGATGGGGGAAAGTGCCATTTTTGTCTTACGAAGTATTTTAAAGTTCTCTTTATAGTAAGTTCTCTAGACGTTCACAGAAAATCCCAAATTATGTTGGTAAgtaagagaaacagagggaaagaagaaaggtaagaAAAAGGAAGCCCAGGCAGTGAGGAGCAAATGAGAACATAGAAACGATTCCTAAGAAGACATGAAAGGGCAGTACTACAAAAGGAAGATAAAGAGTCATGTGCTGTATATTCCGTACTCCGTGTGAACGTGTGTAATGGATTTCATCAAGGTTACTATTTGATTCACACAGCTTTGGGTTTATTTCTCTCACCTTTAAAACCCAAAACAGGGGTGACAAGGACATTTTTTACGTTATTTTCATTATCTAGCAAGTTCTTAAAGGTCTAAC includes:
- the LOC119807764 gene encoding LOW QUALITY PROTEIN: DNA replication licensing factor MCM7-like (The sequence of the model RefSeq protein was modified relative to this genomic sequence to represent the inferred CDS: inserted 2 bases in 1 codon; deleted 1 base in 1 codon), which produces MALKDYAIEKEKVKKFLQEFYYDDELGKKQFKYGTQLVHLAHREQVALYVDLDDVAEDDPELVDSICENAKRYSKLFADVVQELLPEYKEKEVVSKDVLDVYTEHRLMMEQRSRDPGAVRNPQNQYPSELMRRFELYFQGPSSSKPRVIREVRADSVGKLVTVRGIVTRVSEVKPRMVVATYTCDQCGAETYQPIQSPTFMPLIMCPSQECQTNRWGGRLYLQTRGSKFVKFQEMKIQEHSDQVPVGNIPRSITVVLQGENTRTAQPGDHVSVPGIFLPILRTGFQQMAQGLLSETFLEAHLIVKMTKSGDDAAGAGELSREELKQIAEEDFYEKLATSIAPEIYGHEDVKKALLLLLVGDVDQSPQGMKIRGNIHICLMGDPGVAKSQLLSYIDRLAPRSQYTTGRGSSGVGLTAAVLRDSVSGELTLEGGALVLAXQGVCCIDEFDKMAEADRTAIHEVMEQQTISIAKAGILTTLNARCSILAAANPAYGRYNPRRSLEQNIQLPAALLSRFDLLWLIQDRPDRDNDLRLAQHITYVHQHSRQPPAQFEPLDMKLMRRYIAMCRERQPTVPESLADYITAAYVEMRREARASKDATYTSARTLLAILRLSTALARLRMVDIVEKEDVNEAIRLMEMSKDSLLGEKGQTARTQRPADVIFATVRELVSGGRSVRFSEAEQRCISRGFTPAQFQAALDEYEELNVWQVNTSRTRITFV